Proteins from a genomic interval of Schaalia odontolytica:
- a CDS encoding sucrose-specific PTS transporter subunit IIBC, with product MDHAKVAGEVVDAVGGVSNISAAAHCATRLRLVIADESKINQQALDDNDDLKGTFAAGGMFQIIVGPGDVDQVYAHMVADHGVREVSKDEAKEEAEAGGNLFSRFIKMIADIFVPILPALIAGGLLMALHSVLTAEGLFGEKSVVQMYSWLSDYDALINLVSSAAFASLPVLVGFSAAKRFGGNTYLGAAMGAAMVSPSLLSAYSMTDAAAAAKYWAYTDQSSVWNLFGLEVTKVGYQAMVIPTLVVTWIMCLIEKSLHKVLKGTADFLLTPLITLLITGFLAFVVVGPVTRELSNYLTYGINWLYTSLGLFGGLIFGFFYSAIVVTGLHQSFPAIEIPLLPANGGVGDFIFPIASMANVAQGAAALAVFFKTRDAKLKGLAGAGGVSAVFGITEPAIFGVNLRLRWPFFIAMGASAIGSAGVALLNVRGQALGAAGFVGFVSIIPKSIPAYLALEVLVFVLSFGATLGYALTRGKVDMGGRSSAPAASTPAGAVGAPAPVTAAPATAGAVGAPAPASAAASFSDEAAADLSVTSPLAGTVVPLEQVKDESFAKGMLGPGIGIEPADGLVVAPFDGTVTVAFPTGHAYGIKAASGVQVLIHVGMDTVKLEGKGFTPRVSKGDVVRRGDVLAEVDLDVIRAAGYETITPVVVTNKKKFGAVDPVASGEVRRGDALLQVTPKES from the coding sequence ATGGATCACGCCAAGGTGGCAGGAGAGGTCGTCGACGCGGTCGGCGGAGTCTCAAACATCAGTGCAGCAGCGCACTGCGCGACGCGGCTCCGCCTGGTGATCGCGGACGAATCCAAGATCAACCAGCAGGCCCTCGACGACAATGACGACCTGAAGGGCACGTTCGCCGCCGGCGGCATGTTCCAGATCATTGTCGGTCCCGGCGACGTTGACCAGGTGTACGCCCACATGGTCGCCGACCACGGCGTGCGCGAGGTCTCCAAGGACGAGGCGAAGGAAGAAGCAGAAGCGGGAGGCAATCTCTTCTCCCGCTTCATCAAGATGATCGCCGACATCTTCGTCCCCATCCTCCCGGCCCTGATCGCCGGCGGTCTCCTCATGGCCCTGCACTCGGTCCTCACGGCTGAGGGGCTCTTCGGCGAGAAGTCCGTCGTCCAGATGTACTCGTGGCTGAGTGACTACGACGCGCTCATCAATCTGGTCTCCTCCGCGGCCTTCGCCTCCCTTCCCGTCCTCGTCGGATTCTCCGCGGCGAAGCGATTCGGCGGAAACACCTACCTGGGTGCTGCCATGGGTGCCGCCATGGTCTCCCCCTCGCTCCTGTCCGCCTACTCGATGACGGATGCGGCAGCTGCCGCCAAGTACTGGGCCTACACCGACCAGTCCTCGGTGTGGAACCTGTTCGGCCTGGAGGTCACGAAGGTCGGATACCAGGCGATGGTCATCCCCACCCTGGTCGTCACCTGGATCATGTGCCTCATCGAGAAGAGCCTGCACAAGGTCCTCAAAGGGACGGCGGACTTCCTGCTCACCCCGCTCATCACGCTGCTCATCACCGGCTTCTTGGCATTCGTGGTCGTCGGTCCCGTCACCCGCGAGCTGTCCAACTACCTGACCTACGGCATCAACTGGCTCTACACGTCGCTCGGCCTCTTCGGCGGCCTGATCTTCGGCTTCTTCTACAGCGCGATCGTCGTCACCGGCCTGCACCAGTCCTTCCCGGCGATCGAGATTCCGCTGCTGCCCGCCAACGGTGGCGTCGGCGACTTTATCTTCCCGATCGCCTCCATGGCGAACGTCGCGCAGGGCGCGGCGGCCCTGGCCGTCTTCTTTAAGACCCGCGATGCTAAGCTCAAGGGCCTGGCCGGAGCCGGTGGCGTTTCCGCTGTCTTCGGCATCACCGAACCCGCGATCTTCGGTGTCAACCTGCGCCTGCGTTGGCCCTTCTTCATCGCCATGGGCGCCTCGGCCATCGGCTCCGCGGGCGTCGCCCTGCTGAACGTGCGCGGTCAGGCGCTCGGCGCCGCCGGATTCGTCGGCTTCGTGTCGATCATTCCCAAGTCGATCCCCGCCTACCTGGCCCTCGAGGTCCTGGTCTTCGTCCTGTCCTTTGGGGCGACCCTCGGCTATGCCCTCACGCGAGGCAAGGTCGACATGGGGGGTCGCTCCTCGGCTCCCGCCGCTTCGACGCCCGCGGGTGCAGTCGGCGCCCCCGCCCCGGTCACGGCCGCCCCGGCGACCGCGGGTGCAGTCGGCGCCCCCGCCCCGGCCTCCGCCGCCGCCTCCTTCAGCGACGAGGCCGCAGCGGATCTCTCGGTGACCTCGCCCCTGGCGGGCACCGTCGTCCCGTTGGAACAGGTCAAGGACGAGTCCTTCGCCAAGGGAATGCTCGGCCCCGGCATCGGGATCGAACCCGCCGACGGCCTGGTCGTCGCCCCCTTCGACGGCACCGTCACGGTTGCGTTCCCGACCGGGCACGCCTACGGCATCAAGGCCGCGTCCGGGGTGCAGGTGCTCATCCACGTCGGAATGGACACGGTCAAGCTTGAGGGCAAGGGCTTCACGCCCCGCGTGTCCAAGGGAGACGTCGTGCGTCGTGGTGACGTGCTTGCCGAGGTCGACCTCGACGTGATCCGAGCCGCGGGCTACGAGACCATCACTCCGGTCGTGGTCACGAATAAGAAGAAGTTCGGAGCGGTCGACCCCGTGGCGAGTGGTGAGGTCCGCCGCGGCGACGCGCTGCTGCAGGTTACGCCCAAGGAATCATAA
- a CDS encoding LacI family DNA-binding transcriptional regulator — translation MSSREPTLADVARLAGVSLTTVSRVLNNRGYLSEKTKRRVADAIETLGYRPNSLARALHGMRTQTVGLIVPTVSLPFFGELAVEVENALAEAGYRILICNSMGRAEREREYLSLLVGNRVDGIISGAHNEGLQEYDTIRMPLVTIDRDLSPSIPNVRCANEEAGAAATRALLEAGSRHPVLLTSRSGPHNLREAGYRAEVEGAGLHARVLTVPFDTPTPQRFTMVRDALDEAHALEPVDGVFATDDLAGAEVLEWAYTRDLSVPGDLSVIGFDGTETMRRALPHLATIRQPIEEIARAAVSILLGQIDGTLPRIPRDEAGAGVARTVEFAGTLLRGRSLAP, via the coding sequence ATGAGTTCCCGCGAACCCACGCTGGCCGATGTTGCGCGACTCGCCGGAGTGAGTCTGACAACCGTCTCGCGGGTCCTCAACAACCGCGGATACCTCTCGGAGAAGACGAAGCGGCGGGTCGCGGACGCGATCGAGACTCTGGGATACCGCCCGAACTCGCTGGCGCGCGCGCTGCACGGAATGCGCACCCAGACGGTGGGCCTCATCGTGCCGACGGTGTCGCTGCCGTTCTTCGGTGAGCTCGCCGTTGAGGTTGAGAACGCCCTGGCCGAGGCGGGCTATCGCATCCTCATCTGCAACTCGATGGGGCGGGCGGAGCGCGAGCGCGAGTACCTGTCCCTGCTGGTGGGCAACCGCGTGGACGGGATCATATCGGGCGCGCACAACGAGGGCCTGCAGGAGTACGACACTATCCGCATGCCGCTGGTGACGATCGACCGAGATCTCAGCCCCTCCATCCCGAACGTGCGGTGCGCGAACGAGGAGGCCGGGGCGGCGGCAACGCGGGCCCTGTTGGAGGCGGGTTCTCGTCATCCGGTGCTGCTCACCTCGCGCTCGGGGCCGCACAACCTGCGCGAGGCCGGCTATCGGGCGGAGGTGGAGGGGGCGGGACTGCACGCACGGGTCCTTACCGTTCCCTTCGATACCCCAACACCCCAGCGCTTCACGATGGTGCGCGACGCGCTGGACGAGGCCCACGCCCTCGAACCCGTTGACGGCGTTTTCGCCACCGATGACCTGGCGGGAGCCGAGGTCCTTGAATGGGCGTACACGCGAGACTTGTCGGTTCCCGGCGACTTGTCCGTCATCGGCTTCGACGGGACGGAAACGATGCGCCGTGCCCTCCCGCACCTGGCGACGATCCGTCAACCCATCGAGGAGATCGCGCGGGCAGCGGTGTCGATCCTGCTCGGACAGATCGATGGAACCCTTCCACGCATCCCCCGTGACGAGGCGGGGGCGGGGGTTGCCCGCACCGTGGAGTTTGCGGGAACGCTGCTGCGGGGGCGCTCGCTAGCCCCATGA
- a CDS encoding HPr family phosphocarrier protein: MISRTVAIGSSVGLHARPASVLAEAVDDSGVDVTIAFGGEEADAASLLEIMTLGAKHGDVVTLSTEDDSAGAVLDSLVELLSRDLDQE; the protein is encoded by the coding sequence ATGATTTCTCGCACCGTTGCTATTGGTTCCTCCGTTGGCCTCCACGCGCGTCCCGCTTCCGTCCTCGCCGAGGCCGTCGATGACTCTGGCGTTGACGTGACCATCGCGTTTGGCGGGGAGGAGGCGGACGCCGCGTCGCTCCTCGAGATCATGACGCTGGGCGCCAAGCACGGCGACGTTGTCACCCTGTCCACCGAGGACGATTCCGCGGGCGCGGTGCTCGACTCCCTCGTGGAGCTCCTGTCCCGCGACCTCGACCAGGAGTGA
- the ptsP gene encoding phosphoenolpyruvate--protein phosphotransferase — protein MTTHLVLHGIGVSAGTAAAPAAIVQPAPGVDASEPGSVDAAADGARVRDALAAVSERLSKRVERAPEETKAVLKATAQLAGDRGLAKAIDKKLKKGLGLTQAVHDAVEDYAQMLRGLGGYMAERATDLYDVRDRVICELRGLPEPGVPAFDGPVVLVARDLAPAETATLDPKTVLGIITEIGGPTSHTAILAAQLGIPAIVKAEGILQVEEGTMLAIDGGVGEVIIAPTDDEVALLKERSRRRALALAGSTGEGATYDGYRVKLLANIGTVDDALNASSFDLEGSGLFRTEFLFLERAEAPSLEEQTETYTKVLRAFGTRRVVVRTLDAGADKPLSFADLGAEENPALGRRGLRLCQVREDLIDTQLQALAAAYRATGADLWVMAPMVSTADEAQWFASKARSLGLPKVGIMIEVPAAALRAEQLLSIVDFASIGTNDLTQYTMAADRLDGSLARLLDTWQPAVLEMIRRACNGGRATGKPIGVCGEAGGDPLLALVLTGLGVASLSMAPTKVNAVRAALRMHDLATCQQMAAFAVDAPSAKEGRENVMKLVAPAMLDLL, from the coding sequence ATGACGACGCACCTTGTCCTGCACGGGATCGGCGTGTCCGCCGGGACCGCTGCCGCCCCTGCCGCGATCGTCCAGCCGGCCCCCGGCGTTGACGCCTCCGAACCCGGCAGCGTTGATGCGGCGGCCGACGGGGCGCGCGTCCGAGACGCCCTTGCGGCCGTTTCCGAGCGCCTGAGCAAGCGCGTTGAGCGCGCCCCCGAGGAGACAAAGGCTGTCCTGAAGGCGACCGCTCAGCTCGCAGGTGACCGCGGACTGGCCAAGGCCATCGACAAGAAGCTGAAGAAGGGCCTCGGGCTCACCCAGGCGGTCCACGACGCGGTCGAGGACTACGCCCAGATGCTGCGCGGCCTCGGCGGCTACATGGCCGAACGCGCCACCGACCTGTATGACGTGCGCGATCGCGTCATCTGTGAGCTGCGGGGCCTTCCCGAGCCCGGCGTTCCCGCCTTCGACGGTCCGGTCGTCCTCGTGGCTCGCGACCTGGCGCCGGCCGAGACCGCGACGCTGGATCCCAAGACGGTGCTGGGAATCATCACCGAAATCGGTGGCCCCACGTCTCACACCGCGATCTTGGCGGCCCAGCTGGGTATCCCCGCGATCGTCAAGGCCGAGGGCATCCTTCAGGTCGAGGAAGGGACGATGCTCGCCATCGACGGCGGCGTCGGCGAGGTGATCATCGCCCCCACCGACGACGAGGTTGCCCTGCTCAAGGAACGGTCGCGTCGGCGTGCTCTCGCCCTGGCGGGATCGACCGGCGAGGGAGCCACCTACGACGGCTACCGCGTCAAGCTGCTGGCCAACATCGGCACGGTCGACGACGCCCTCAACGCGTCGTCCTTCGATCTTGAGGGGTCGGGGCTGTTCCGCACGGAGTTCCTCTTCCTGGAGCGCGCCGAGGCGCCGTCGCTGGAGGAACAGACCGAGACGTACACGAAGGTTCTCCGGGCCTTCGGGACGCGTCGCGTCGTCGTGCGTACGCTCGACGCCGGTGCTGATAAGCCGCTGAGCTTCGCGGATCTGGGCGCCGAGGAGAACCCCGCGCTGGGGCGTCGAGGCCTGCGCCTGTGCCAGGTGCGTGAGGATCTGATCGACACGCAGCTGCAGGCGCTCGCGGCCGCCTACCGGGCCACCGGCGCGGACCTGTGGGTCATGGCGCCCATGGTCTCCACGGCCGATGAAGCGCAGTGGTTTGCGTCGAAGGCGCGGAGCCTGGGCCTGCCCAAGGTCGGCATCATGATCGAGGTGCCCGCCGCCGCCCTGCGTGCGGAGCAGCTCTTGTCGATCGTCGACTTCGCGTCGATCGGAACGAACGATCTGACGCAATACACGATGGCCGCCGACCGACTGGACGGAAGCCTCGCGCGCCTCCTGGACACGTGGCAGCCCGCTGTCCTGGAGATGATTCGTCGCGCCTGCAACGGCGGGCGCGCGACGGGAAAACCCATCGGCGTGTGCGGCGAGGCCGGCGGCGACCCGCTGCTTGCCCTGGTCCTCACGGGCCTGGGGGTTGCCTCCCTGTCGATGGCCCCGACGAAGGTCAATGCCGTGCGAGCCGCCCTGCGCATGCACGACCTGGCCACCTGCCAGCAGATGGCCGCCTTCGCGGTGGACGCGCCCAGCGCGAAGGAGGGCCGCGAGAACGTCATGAAGCTCGTGGCTCCGGCCATGCTGGACCTTCTCTAG
- a CDS encoding PspC domain-containing protein → MSWSSGPSDPNGTHQQPPRSNGFFDSLRNSGWYRTQPRVIGGVCSGIAARTGWDLSLVRVLTVLAAFFAPVVIIVYALAWMFLPEAVDGRIHAEETFNGNFDVAFVGGVALALVGLFSVIPSVGVFGSFAIGWGVFTTLIIAGICIAAIASSNNQKSGARMSTPNGPQYGTPGPNRAPGASARFAQGAPAYHAAGAPGAGPAPRQADTAFSSRVAPGAPPAGAGSQRGGHGPASPRPPRAGWTPPASGPAPRVWSPPPAPTHRPRTVSGRVSLAITGLILLVFATVFAAMYATTEGYVIPLVSGTDEATTFSRIILIGGGTCLLIVGLSLAVAALRDRGAGWLTALSIIGMLFAVPTAALGTENVQGRIQQAGPAIVNPTGNTMLDWKADSVQGGSPTGMTTLDLSGAPVGTTKTITVSWRAWSHLNILVAEGQPVQIICQSGIDSVSTNIPNDGWAAPLKSCSSDTKVTSPSWGTTGLGGITVLIDDNANLETLQLTMVPDTSHTWSSGAATPFATPSPSHSPSPSPSATHSDSQSGN, encoded by the coding sequence ATGAGTTGGTCGAGCGGCCCTTCGGACCCGAACGGCACGCACCAGCAACCCCCGCGCAGCAACGGGTTCTTCGATTCCCTGAGAAACTCGGGCTGGTATCGGACGCAGCCGCGCGTCATCGGTGGCGTGTGCTCTGGAATCGCGGCCCGCACGGGCTGGGACCTGTCGCTCGTGCGCGTCCTGACCGTCCTGGCGGCGTTCTTCGCGCCCGTCGTCATCATCGTCTACGCACTGGCGTGGATGTTCCTGCCCGAGGCAGTCGATGGTCGCATCCACGCGGAAGAGACCTTCAACGGCAACTTCGATGTCGCCTTCGTCGGTGGAGTGGCCCTCGCCCTCGTCGGCCTGTTCTCGGTCATCCCCTCGGTCGGCGTATTCGGCTCCTTCGCGATCGGTTGGGGCGTGTTTACGACCCTCATCATCGCGGGGATTTGCATCGCCGCGATCGCCTCCAGCAACAACCAGAAATCGGGAGCACGCATGTCCACTCCGAACGGACCCCAGTACGGCACCCCCGGCCCCAACCGCGCGCCGGGAGCATCAGCCCGCTTCGCTCAGGGCGCCCCAGCTTATCACGCCGCAGGAGCACCGGGCGCGGGTCCGGCTCCACGTCAGGCAGACACGGCTTTCTCCTCCCGAGTAGCCCCCGGCGCTCCCCCGGCGGGCGCGGGCAGCCAGCGGGGCGGACACGGCCCGGCCTCGCCTCGTCCCCCCCGCGCCGGCTGGACGCCTCCCGCGAGCGGGCCCGCGCCCCGGGTCTGGAGTCCCCCGCCCGCGCCCACCCACCGGCCGCGCACGGTGTCCGGACGCGTCAGCCTGGCCATCACCGGCCTCATCCTCCTCGTGTTTGCCACCGTCTTCGCGGCGATGTACGCAACCACCGAGGGCTACGTGATTCCCCTGGTGAGCGGCACCGACGAAGCTACGACCTTCTCTCGCATCATCCTGATCGGCGGGGGCACGTGCCTGCTGATCGTCGGCCTTTCCCTGGCGGTCGCAGCCCTGCGAGATCGGGGAGCCGGCTGGCTCACGGCGCTGTCCATCATCGGCATGCTCTTCGCTGTGCCCACGGCTGCCCTCGGTACGGAGAACGTCCAGGGGCGCATCCAGCAGGCGGGACCCGCGATCGTGAATCCGACAGGAAATACGATGCTGGACTGGAAGGCTGACTCCGTGCAGGGCGGGAGCCCCACTGGCATGACGACCCTCGATCTGAGCGGAGCACCCGTGGGAACAACCAAGACGATCACCGTCAGCTGGCGCGCCTGGTCTCACCTGAACATCCTCGTGGCGGAGGGCCAGCCCGTACAGATCATCTGCCAGTCGGGAATCGACTCCGTTTCCACAAACATCCCAAACGACGGCTGGGCGGCTCCCCTCAAGAGCTGCTCAAGCGACACGAAGGTGACCTCCCCTTCGTGGGGCACTACCGGCCTCGGAGGCATCACCGTCCTGATCGACGACAACGCCAACCTGGAAACACTGCAGCTGACAATGGTGCCCGACACGTCGCACACCTGGAGTTCGGGCGCCGCCACGCCTTTCGCCACGCCAAGCCCCTCCCACTCACCTAGCCCGTCACCCTCCGCCACCCACTCCGACTCTCAGTCGGGCAACTGA
- a CDS encoding PspC domain-containing protein, producing the protein MPAPWMGGVCSGLAVHLGAPVLLLRFLIALLSVVGVGVVVYLWLWVTVPEDSPEATGSGTLSPGLVRLSEERAAQVSRNRLIATGVAFLVAAVVFILLNASGTIDWRDLGAIVSIVVGIALVWSQSRQVRKWRSIRFIGAVVGGIGLLSLGVVMVASRDNPPIILLRGGLIGAALVAGILFALVPMWLRTTKELSESEAQRVRESERADIAAHLHDSVLQTLTLIRASAEDPARVRAIALTEERELRAWLYTGHAQAADSLEAAVTEAVVGVESRYGVPVSAVVVGDMRPGPAELALVAALAEASQNAVRHGAPPVSVYVEVRGRVVEAFVKDHGEGFDPGLIADDRHGVRDSIVGRMRRVGGEASIRSGARGTEISLRVPRSDILEETAPNGRTQ; encoded by the coding sequence ATGCCCGCGCCCTGGATGGGCGGCGTGTGCTCGGGGCTGGCCGTGCACCTGGGGGCACCCGTCCTGCTCCTGCGATTCCTCATTGCGCTGCTGTCGGTTGTCGGAGTCGGAGTCGTCGTCTACCTGTGGCTGTGGGTGACTGTCCCCGAGGACTCTCCCGAGGCCACCGGATCGGGCACGCTCAGCCCCGGCCTCGTCCGGCTGTCCGAGGAACGGGCAGCGCAGGTGTCACGCAACCGGCTGATCGCCACCGGTGTCGCGTTCCTGGTCGCCGCCGTCGTCTTCATTCTCCTCAACGCCTCTGGAACGATCGATTGGCGTGACCTGGGGGCCATCGTCTCGATCGTCGTTGGCATCGCCCTGGTGTGGAGCCAGAGCCGACAGGTGCGCAAGTGGCGGTCCATCCGTTTCATCGGCGCGGTCGTCGGCGGGATCGGCCTGCTCAGCCTCGGTGTCGTCATGGTGGCCTCGCGTGACAACCCTCCGATCATCCTGCTCCGCGGTGGACTCATCGGTGCCGCCCTCGTCGCCGGAATCCTTTTCGCGCTGGTCCCCATGTGGCTGCGCACGACGAAGGAACTGTCCGAATCGGAGGCGCAGCGCGTGCGCGAGTCGGAGCGCGCGGACATCGCCGCCCACCTGCACGACTCCGTCCTGCAGACCCTCACGCTCATCCGGGCTTCCGCGGAGGATCCCGCGCGGGTGCGCGCAATCGCCCTGACCGAGGAACGCGAGCTGCGCGCCTGGCTCTACACCGGTCACGCCCAGGCCGCCGACTCCCTCGAGGCCGCTGTCACCGAGGCGGTCGTCGGCGTTGAAAGCCGCTACGGCGTACCCGTCAGCGCGGTCGTCGTCGGTGACATGAGGCCAGGTCCCGCCGAACTCGCCCTGGTCGCGGCCCTGGCTGAGGCGTCCCAGAACGCCGTCCGACACGGTGCTCCTCCCGTCTCCGTGTACGTCGAGGTGCGGGGCCGCGTCGTCGAGGCCTTTGTCAAAGACCACGGGGAGGGCTTCGATCCCGGACTCATCGCCGACGACCGCCACGGCGTACGCGACTCGATCGTGGGGCGCATGCGGCGCGTTGGCGGCGAAGCGTCGATTCGCTCCGGGGCGAGGGGCACAGAAATTTCCCTGAGAGTCCCCCGTTCCGATATCCTGGAGGAAACGGCGCCCAACGGGAGGACACAGTGA
- a CDS encoding LuxR C-terminal-related transcriptional regulator produces the protein MTIRILVIDDHPMVRAGVRAELENSGADLEVVGDASDVEGAVAACRALRPDVALLDVHLPGGNGGGGAEVASSCRDVEGLNFLALSVSDSAEDVVQVIRAGARGYVTKSISTPDLVEAIGRVAAGDAAFSPRLAGFVLDAFGTGEVSAADTELDLLSAREQEVMRLIARGYTYKEVAHDLFISIKTVETHVSAVLRKLQLSNRNELTRWAMQRHIV, from the coding sequence GTGACTATCCGGATTCTTGTCATCGACGATCACCCCATGGTTCGCGCGGGGGTGCGAGCCGAACTGGAAAACTCCGGGGCAGACCTGGAGGTCGTCGGCGACGCCTCCGACGTTGAAGGCGCCGTCGCCGCGTGTCGCGCCCTGCGCCCCGACGTCGCCCTCCTGGACGTGCACCTGCCCGGCGGCAACGGCGGAGGCGGAGCGGAGGTGGCGAGCTCGTGCCGGGACGTCGAGGGGCTCAACTTCCTGGCCCTGTCCGTCTCGGACTCGGCGGAGGACGTGGTCCAGGTCATCCGTGCCGGAGCCCGCGGCTATGTCACCAAGTCGATCTCGACGCCGGATCTCGTGGAGGCCATCGGACGCGTCGCCGCGGGCGACGCCGCCTTCAGCCCCCGCCTGGCGGGCTTCGTCCTCGACGCTTTCGGCACGGGCGAGGTCTCCGCGGCGGACACGGAGCTGGATCTCCTGTCGGCCCGCGAGCAGGAGGTCATGCGGCTCATCGCGCGCGGATACACCTACAAGGAGGTCGCTCACGACCTGTTCATCTCGATCAAGACGGTCGAGACCCACGTGAGCGCCGTTCTGCGCAAGCTCCAGCTGTCCAACCGCAACGAGTTGACCCGCTGGGCCATGCAGCGTCACATTGTGTGA
- a CDS encoding DUF1846 domain-containing protein codes for MHSIGFDSDRYVEMQSRHIAKRRSEFGGKLYLEFGGKLIDDMHASRVLPGFTPDNKVRMLRELADEVEIIVAVNAKDFARRKVRADVGTTYDDEVLRQIDEFRERGLYVGSVVITQWTDDNKAAAEVKERFEKLGIRVYRHFPIPGYPSDVERIVSDAGYGANEYVQTSRNLVVVTAPGPGSGKMATCLSQLYHDHKRGIESGYAKWETFPIWNIGLDHPVNIAYEAATADLDDVNMIDPFHLEAYGVKTVNYNRDVEIFPVLSRLFEKILGASPYKSPTDMGVNMAGHCIVDDEACKEASRQEIIRRYYKALVTEKKEMSEPIQSGRISLLMAKVGVGRMDRPVVLPAMELAEATGEPAAAIELPDGQIVTGKTSALLGCSSAMLLNALKKLAGLADEVQLLAPESIEPIQRLKTHDLGSRNPRLHTDEVLIALAVSANGDDNARRALDQLGALRGCDVHESVILGPVDEGIFRSLGIQVTTEPVYATKSLYRKK; via the coding sequence ATGCACAGCATCGGTTTTGATAGTGATCGTTACGTCGAGATGCAGTCTCGCCATATCGCCAAGCGGCGCAGTGAGTTCGGCGGGAAGCTCTACCTGGAGTTCGGCGGCAAGCTGATTGACGACATGCACGCCTCGCGCGTCCTGCCCGGTTTCACCCCCGACAACAAGGTGCGCATGCTGCGCGAGCTGGCCGACGAGGTCGAGATCATCGTCGCCGTCAACGCCAAGGATTTTGCCCGGCGCAAGGTGCGTGCCGACGTGGGCACCACCTACGACGACGAGGTCCTGCGTCAGATTGACGAGTTCCGGGAGCGCGGCCTGTACGTCGGCTCCGTCGTCATCACTCAGTGGACAGACGACAACAAGGCGGCCGCCGAGGTCAAGGAGCGCTTCGAGAAGCTCGGCATCCGCGTCTACCGTCACTTCCCGATCCCCGGATACCCCTCGGACGTGGAACGCATCGTCTCCGACGCGGGCTACGGCGCGAACGAGTACGTTCAGACCAGCCGCAACCTCGTGGTCGTCACGGCCCCCGGCCCGGGGTCGGGCAAGATGGCGACCTGCCTGTCACAGCTCTATCACGACCACAAGCGCGGCATCGAGTCCGGATACGCGAAGTGGGAGACGTTCCCGATCTGGAACATCGGGTTGGACCACCCGGTGAACATCGCCTACGAGGCGGCCACGGCGGACCTGGACGACGTCAACATGATCGATCCCTTCCACCTTGAGGCCTACGGGGTGAAGACGGTCAACTACAACCGCGATGTCGAGATCTTCCCCGTGCTGAGCCGCCTGTTCGAGAAGATCCTGGGTGCCTCCCCCTACAAGAGTCCCACCGACATGGGCGTGAACATGGCGGGCCACTGCATCGTTGACGACGAGGCATGCAAGGAGGCCTCGCGTCAGGAGATCATCCGCCGCTACTACAAGGCGCTCGTGACGGAGAAGAAGGAGATGAGCGAGCCTATTCAGTCGGGTCGCATCTCCCTCCTCATGGCCAAGGTCGGCGTGGGGCGCATGGACCGCCCGGTCGTGCTCCCCGCCATGGAGCTGGCCGAGGCCACGGGAGAGCCCGCCGCAGCCATTGAGCTGCCCGATGGCCAGATCGTCACGGGCAAGACCTCCGCGCTGCTGGGGTGCTCCTCCGCGATGCTTCTCAACGCTTTGAAGAAGCTCGCGGGGCTTGCGGACGAGGTCCAGCTCCTCGCGCCCGAGTCGATTGAGCCGATCCAGCGCCTCAAGACCCACGACCTGGGTTCTCGCAACCCGCGCCTGCACACAGACGAGGTCCTTATCGCCCTGGCGGTGAGCGCCAACGGTGACGACAACGCGCGCCGGGCGCTCGACCAGCTGGGCGCCCTGCGCGGCTGCGACGTGCACGAGTCCGTCATCCTCGGCCCCGTTGACGAGGGCATCTTCCGCTCCCTGGGCATCCAGGTGACGACGGAGCCGGTGTACGCGACCAAGTCGCTGTACCGCAAGAAGTAG